A section of the Leptospira kobayashii genome encodes:
- the pheS gene encoding phenylalanine--tRNA ligase subunit alpha yields the protein MSIIKEIESIIVEAEETLSQAQSEEELDTNKNNFIGKKGKLTQVLKGLASLSVDEKKTVGKLANEAQTKIESIVELKRSNIKEEFYEVKLKSEFFDVLRTEEPKEKGSLHPISQIQYEIEDIFTSMGFSIMDGPEVETDENNFGALNFTEDHPARDMQDTFYTKDGNLLRTHTSAIQVRALRNLKPPFRIIAPGRVFRYEEVDASHENTFYQVEGMVVGEGISIAHLIYTMETLLSRVFRKEVKTRLRPGYFPFVEPGFELDINCLVCEGKGCSVCKQSGWLELLPCGLVHPNVLSHAGLDPKKWSGFAFGLGLDRLVMMRYNIHDIRYFQSGNLRFLKQF from the coding sequence ATGAGCATCATAAAAGAAATCGAATCCATCATTGTAGAAGCGGAAGAGACTTTATCCCAGGCACAATCCGAAGAAGAGTTGGATACAAACAAAAACAACTTTATCGGGAAAAAAGGAAAGCTCACTCAAGTATTGAAAGGACTTGCGAGCCTTTCCGTAGATGAGAAAAAAACAGTGGGTAAGCTCGCGAATGAAGCCCAAACCAAGATCGAATCCATCGTTGAATTGAAGAGAAGCAATATCAAAGAAGAGTTCTACGAAGTAAAACTCAAATCAGAATTTTTCGATGTTTTGCGGACCGAAGAACCCAAAGAAAAAGGATCTCTTCATCCTATTTCCCAAATCCAATACGAGATTGAGGATATTTTCACATCCATGGGTTTTTCCATTATGGATGGCCCGGAAGTGGAAACCGATGAAAACAATTTCGGAGCATTGAACTTTACCGAAGACCACCCTGCGCGGGATATGCAAGATACTTTCTATACAAAGGATGGAAACTTGCTTCGCACTCATACTTCCGCCATACAAGTGCGTGCACTTCGTAACTTAAAACCTCCCTTTCGCATCATCGCTCCGGGCAGAGTGTTCCGTTATGAAGAAGTGGATGCATCTCACGAAAATACATTTTATCAAGTTGAAGGAATGGTAGTGGGGGAAGGGATTTCCATCGCTCATCTTATCTATACCATGGAGACTTTATTGTCCCGTGTATTCCGCAAAGAAGTGAAGACAAGACTTCGCCCCGGTTATTTCCCTTTCGTAGAGCCCGGATTTGAATTGGATATCAACTGCCTTGTTTGTGAAGGGAAGGGTTGTTCCGTTTGCAAACAATCCGGTTGGTTGGAATTGCTTCCTTGCGGACTAGTGCATCCGAATGTGCTGAGTCATGCGGGGCTTGATCCAAAAAAATGGTCAGGATTCGCCTTCGGATTGGGACTGGATCGACTTGTGATGATGCGATACAACATCCATGACATTCGTTACTTCCAGTCGGGCAATCTTCGGTTTCTAAAACAGTTTTGA